The following proteins are encoded in a genomic region of Musa acuminata AAA Group cultivar baxijiao chromosome BXJ2-11, Cavendish_Baxijiao_AAA, whole genome shotgun sequence:
- the LOC103970181 gene encoding protochlorophyllide reductase-like, which translates to MSSTMALQASFLPSALSAHKEGKANGGAKDSAFLGVSLSETMKSDFSSSVLRSHKRNNLSAGIRAQTATTTPGVKSSAPEGKKTLRKGNVIVTGASSGLGLATAKALAETGRWNVIMACRDFLKAEKAAKSAGMAKENYQVMHLDLASLDSVRQFVRNFRQSGLPLDVLVCNAAVYFPTAKEPTYTADGFEMSVGVNHLGHFLLARELLEDLKASDYPSRRLIIVGSITGNTNTLAGNIPPKANLGDLRGLAGGLNGLGGSTMIDGGEFDGAKAYKDSKVCNMLTMQEFHRRYHEETGVTFASLYPGCIATTGLFREHVALFRLLFPPFQKYITKGFVSEEEAGKRLAQVVIDPSLTKSGVYWSWNNNSASFENQLSEEASDPEKAQRLWQLSEKLVGLA; encoded by the exons ATGAGCAGCACAATGGCGCTTCAGGCTTCGTTTCTTCCTTCGGCTCTCTCAGCTCACAAGGAG GGAAAGGCTAATGGAGGTGCGAAGGACTCGGCTTTCTTGGGTGTGTCTCTGTCTGAAACCATGAAGTCGGACTTCAGTTCCTCGGTTCTCAGGAGCCACAAG AGGAATAATCTTTCAGCCGGAATCAGAGCTCAGACTGCAACTACAACCCCGGGGGTCAAAAGCTCCGCCCCGGAAGGGAAGAAGACGCTGAGGAAGGGCAACGTGATCGTCACGGGGGCCTCCTCGGGCCTCGGCCTTGCCACCGCTAAGGCACTGGCCGAGACGGGACGATGGAATGTGATCATGGCGTGCCGCGACTTCCTCAAGGCCGAGAAGGCGGCCAAGTCGGCCGGCATGGCCAAGGAGAACTACCAGGTCATGCACCTCGACCTGGCGTCCCTCGACAGCGTCCGCCAGTTCGTCAGGAACTTCCGGCAGAGCGGGCTGCCCCTCGACGTCCTCGTGTGCAACGCAGCCGTCTACTTCCCCACCGCCAAAGAGCCGACCTACACCGCCGACGGCTTTGAGATGAGCGTCGGAGTCAACCACCTCGGCCACTTCCTCCTCGCCCGAGAACTCCTCGAGGACCTCAAGGCATCGGATTACCCCTCCCGACGTCTCATCATCGTCGGCTCGATCACAG GGAACACCAACACCTTGGCCGGGAACATACCCCCGAAAGCAAACCTGGGAGACCTGCGAGGGCTCGCGGGGGGATTGAATGGGCTCGGCGGCTCCACCATGATCGACGGAGGCGAGTTCGACGGCGCCAAGGCGTACAAGGACAGCAAGGTCTGCAACATGCTCACGATGCAGGAGTTCCACAGGCGGTACCACGAGGAGACCGGGGTCACATTTGCCTCCCTCTACCCCGGTTGCATCGCCACCACCGGGCTCTTCAGGGAGCACGTCGCTTTGTTCCGCCTCCTCTTTCCTCCCTTCCAAAAGTACATCACCAAAGGCTTCGTCTCCGAGGAGGAAGCAGGCAAAAGACTCGCACAG GTGGTGATTGATCCAAGCTTGACTAAGTCCGGCGTGTACTGGAGCTGGAACAATAACTCGGCGTCGTTCGAGAACCAGTTGTCGGAGGAAGCCAGTGATCCTGAGAAGGCTCAGAGGCTGTGGCAGCTAAGTGAGAAGCTGGTAGGTTTGGCGTAG
- the LOC135627708 gene encoding uncharacterized protein LOC135627708: protein MMHDKEQGEEEEEEEEEFYESLDRILSSSCSSTSASEDDGDGHRRRTFPLPPLPSLDVWTSEPAPVAERRRLLLQRLGLAGDPTLVRLPPPAGAPPPAWDASSSSSSSPSAPAAGMVRSRSDGSVNPCSVNKPEPPRRPYQHQHQRSINLPVSHRPPLFSRSRPLSTGNLDVSDGDASSSVGSRDRWEDGDDRATCDDPRCLIKNLDNGREFVVKEFGKDGMWNKLREVETGRQLTMEEFKMCVGWSPIVQELMRRQNVEEAAHGGGSSGGSGGAPRIDGASRGGTRPKKKGSWLRSLRNVAGVAIAGGHHQQRRSSDEKDTSSEKGGRRSSSATDDSQDGAPGLDLRVKVRQSGKSHKELTGLYMSQAIQAHNGSIWCIKFSLDGRYLATAGEDCVIHVWEVSKITTKGDLLKVAEQSGNFNPFAVAIDDCPPDPRLVLASAEGNHWENKRRAKISGSRRSVSLDPLMMPEHMFSLSESPVCSFRGHSDDVLDLSWSKSQYLLSSSMDKTVRLWHMSSNCCLKTFTHSDYVTCIQFNPIDDRYFISGSLDEKVRIWSIPDRQIVDWNDLHEMVTAACYTPDGQGALVGSHEGSCHLYDTSDNKLLQKSRIELQNKKKKSRHKKITGFQFAPGSSSKVLVTSADSRVRILDNDALVHKFKGFRNTSSQISAYWTANGRYVICASEDSHVYVWRYDEDSRPSRSKTAATVTQSYEHFHCQGVTVAVPWPCSGLERMVKTHSNKKDQVGEESQANSPLLVEANGLHLSPSPSNQNISCQQNNSILSRKPDHFGDKLSATWPEELMASKQTPRSNDDLNSCHMPVPKSSAWGLVIVTASRCGEIRTFQNFGIPFQI, encoded by the exons ATGATGCACGATAAGGaacagggggaggaggaggaggaggaggaagaggagttctACGAGTCCTTGGACCGCATACTGTCCTCGTCCTGCTCCTCCACTTCCGCCTCCGAAGACGACGGCGACGGCCACCGCCGCCGCACCTTCCCCCTGCCGCCGTTGCCCTCCCTCGACGTCTGGACCTCCGAGCCCGCCCCCGTCGCGgaacgccgccgcctcctcctccagcGCCTCGGCCTCGCCGGAGACCCTACCCTCGTCCGCCTCCCCCCACCCGCCGGCGCACCGCCTCCCGCCTGGGAtgcctcctcgtcctcttcctcctctccctcggcCCCCGCCGCCGGCATGGTCCGATCCAGATCCGATGGGTCTGTCAACCCCTGCTCCGTAAATAAACCCGAGCCTCCGCGCCGGCCTTACCAACACCAGCATCAGAGATCGATCAATTTGCCGGTATCCCACAGGCCGCCTCTCTTCTCGAGATCTCGGCCCTTGTCCACCGGGAATCTCGATGTCTCCGACGGCGACGCAAGCAGCAGCGTCGGCAGCAGAGACCGCTGGGAGGACGGTGACGACCGCGCGACGTGCGATGACCCCAGGTGCTTGATCAAGAACCTCGACAACGGGAGGGAGTTCGTGGTGAAGGAATTCGGGAAGGATGGGATGTGGAACAAGTTAAGGGAGGTTGAGACCGGGCGGCAGCTCACGATGGAGGAGTTCAAGATGTGCGTCGGCTGGTCACCCATCGTTCAAGAACTGATGAGACGGCAGAACGTGGAGGAGGCCGCGCATGGCGGCGGCAGCTCCGGCGGTTCCGGTGGCGCGCCACGAATCGATGGGGCTTCCAGGGGAGGGACGAGGCCAAAGAAGAAAGGAAGCTGGCTCAGGAGCCTGAGGAATGTGGCGGGTGTCGCGATAGCTGGAGGGCACCATCAGCAGCGTCGGAGTAGTGATGAGAAAGATACATCTTCGGAGAAGGGAGGGAGGAGATCGAGCTCTGCTACAGATGACAGCCAGGATGGTGCGCCCGGCCTAGACCTTCGTGTGAAGGTCCGACAGTCTGGGAAGTCTCACAAGGAGCTCACCGGTCTTTACATGAGCCAGGCTATTCAGGCCCATAATGGTTCCATCTGGTGCATCAAGTTTAGTTTGGACGGGCGGTACTTGGCTACTGCCGGAGAGGACTGTGTCATCCATGTGTGGGAAGTCTCTAAGATCACTACAAAGGGGGATTTGCTAAAAGTAGCTGAGCAGAGTGGGAATTTCAATCCATTTGCTGTGGCAATCGATGATTGCCCACCAGATCCAAGATTGGTGTTGGCCAGTGCCGAAGGGAACCATTGGGAAAATAAGCGAAGAGCAAAGATTTCTGGCAGTCGGAGGTCTGTTAGCTTGGACCCTCTTATGATGCCAGAACATATGTTTTCTCTGTCAGAGAGCCCTGTATGTTCTTTCAGAGGCCACTCAGATGATGTCCTTGATCTCTCTTGGTCAAAATCACAG TACCTTCTTTCATCTTCAATGGACAAAACTGTTCGGCTTTGGCACATGTCCAGCAACTGCTGTTTAAAAACATTCACACATAGTGACTACG tgacttgcatccaGTTCAATCCTATTGATGACAGGTACTTCATTAGCGGATCCCTAGACGAGAAAGTCCGCATATGGAGTATTCCAGATCGTCAAATTGTTGACTGGAATGATTTGCATGAGATGGTCACTGCTGCCTGCTATACCCCTGATGGGCAG GGCGCTCTAGTTGGTTCACACGAGGGGAGTTGTCACTTGTATGATACATCTG ACAATAAGCTTCTCCAAAAAAGTCGCATTGAAttgcaaaataagaaaaagaagtcCAGACACAAGAAAATTACTGGATTCCAG TTTGCTCCAGGGAGTTCTTCAAAGGTGCTGGTTACATCTGCAGATTCACGAGTGCGGATACTTGATAATGATGCACTGGTCCACAAATTCAAAG GGTTTCGCAATACAAGCAGCCAAATCTCAGCATACTGGACTGCTAATGGAAGATATGTTATCTGTGCCAGTGAGGACTCTCATGTATATGTATGGAGATACGATGAAGATTCTCGGCCTAGTAGGAGCAAAACTGCAGCAACTGTCACGCAGTCTTATGAGCATTTCCACTGCCAGGGTGTGACAGTAGCTGTTCCTTGGCCATGCTCCGGATTGGAAAGGATGGTGAAAACTCACTccaacaagaaggaccaagttggtGAAGAATCTCAGGCCAATTCACCACTTCTGGTTGAAGCCAATGGGCTCCATCTTTCGCCTTCTCCTAGTAACCAGAACATTAGTTGCCAGCAAAACAATAGCATTCTCAGTCGAAAACCAGATCACTTTGGTGACAAGCTTTCAGCAACTTGGCCTGAAGAGCTCATGGCTAGTAAACAGACACCTCGAAGTAATGATGACCTGAACAGTTGTCATATGCCAGTGCCAAAAAGTTCGGCCTGGGGATTGGTGATTGTCACTGCAAGTCGATGCGGCGAAATTAGAACTTTTCAGAATTTTGGCATTCCATTTCAAATATAA